Proteins encoded by one window of Salvia splendens isolate huo1 chromosome 5, SspV2, whole genome shotgun sequence:
- the LOC121804694 gene encoding uncharacterized protein LOC121804694: MPKDRRERSLSLDRSRLSPFPCSSGCSKQFLPIDPLEDEKNMKEWEEARCPVCMEHPHNAILLICSSHDKGCRPFMCDTSYRHSNCFDQFRKSFNDSSEGILRDQDVQDLASPLLSAPPLSESAVPELEGEGNLDGSLSTLAESFEKAVKPELLCPLCRGQINGWTVVDSARCFMNTKARSCASETCDFSGTYKDLRVHARAVHPLVRPTDADPQRQDNWRRLERQRDLGDLLSTLQSSIGEERSGESTLTVDDGGWLTVFFLVRLIRPRNSTTRTRTSRARAQVAVRRPLRLWGETYDGVADSIEEGNESSDSGRTTTRRRRYVRRRLNDPGDNE; the protein is encoded by the coding sequence ATGCCTAAAGACAGAAGAGAACGTTCCTTATCCCTGGATAGGTCAAGGCTATCCCCTTTCCCTTGTAGCTCTGGTTGTTCTAAACAGTTCTTGCCTATAGACCCCCTTGAAGATGAGAAGAATATGAAAGAATGGGAAGAAGCTAGATGTCCAGTTTGTATGGAACATCCACACAATGCTATTTTACTTATCTGTTCGTCACATGACAAAGGCTGCCGTCCTTTCATGTGTGACACAAGCTACCGCCACTCGAACTGCTTTGACCAGTTCCGGAAGTCGTTCAATGATTCTTCAGAAGGGATACTTAGGGATCAAGATGTACAGGACTTGGCATCTCCATTGCTGTCTGCCCCACCTTTATCTGAAAGTGCTGTTCCAGAACTTGAAGGGGAAGGAAATTTGGATGGATCGTTGTCCACACTTGCAGAGTCTTTTGAGAAGGCAGTTAAGCCGGAACTACTCTGCCCTCTTTGCAGGGGACAAATAAATGGCTGGACGGTTGTTGACTCAGCCCGCTGTTTTATGAATACAAAAGCAAGAAGCTGTGCCAGTGAGACATGTGATTTCAGTGGTACATACAAAGATCTCCGGGTTCATGCAAGAGCTGTGCATCCCCTTGTAAGGCCAACGGATGCTGATCCCCAGAGGCAAGATAACTGGAGAAGATTAGAGCGGCAAAGGGATTTGGGAGATCTACTTAGcactcttcaatcttcaattggGGAAGAGAGAAGTGGGGAAAGCACGTTAACTGTTGATGATGGTGGCTGGCTGACTGTCTTCTTCCTTGTCCGATTAATTCGTCCACGAAACTCCACTACCCGAACCAGAACCTCAAGAGCTCGTGCTCAGGTGGCTGTGCGTAGGCCATTGAGACTTTGGGGTGAGACATATGATGGGGTTGCTGATTCCATCGAAGAAGGTAATGAATCTTCTGACAGTGGTCGAACTACCACTCGTAGGAGGCGCTATGTCAGAAGACGCTTAAATGATCCCGGTGACAACGAGTGA